GGGTGTCTCTGCAACATGTAAAACCCGGCATGAAGGTCGGGCGCCCGGTTCTCAACAGTAACGGTCAAGTACTTTTGAATGCTGGGGTCATACTGAACGAAAGATACATAGCACGATTAAAATTACTGGGGATCCCGTCGTTATACATTGATGACGGCTTTCTACCGGACATTCAAGTTGACGACGTAATATCCTGCGAAACCAGGATGAAGGCCGTAAAACAAGTCAAAGAGCTGCTGAAAGCCCACTCTATGTCTCTGGGGAACAGTGCGACTGAAATGGAAAAAGTTTACTCCACCATTAATGACATTATTGACCAGCTGTTAAATAACAATAAATTAATGGTGGAACTGTCAGATATACGTTCATTGGATGACTATGTTTTTGCACATTCAGTAAATGTCTGCGTGCTGGCTCTCATGACAGGTATTTCCCTGGGCTATGAACGTCCTAAGCTGTTTCACCTGGGCATGGGTGCCCTGCTGCATGATATAGGTAAAATTTTCATACCTAAAGAAATTTTAAATAAACCAGGGGCCTTAACCGAGGAAGAATACAATGTTGTAAAAAAACATCCTGAATACGGGCTGGAAATACTCAAAAAAAACCCCCAGGTAAGCAGTTTGTCAAGATTGGTGGTTTACCAGCACCATGAGCGGTTCTGCGGCTCAGGTTACCCGCAGGGGTTAAAGGATTCGGAAATACACGAGTTTGCTCAAATTACCGGTATGGTGGACATGTATGATGCCCTTACGGCCGACCGTGTCTATCGCAAAGCTTTTCCACCCCATGAAGCTTACGAAATGATTGCCGGGTCGGGAGATTACCTGTTTGCTTTTCATATAATTCAACCCTTTCTGGCGAATATTGCTGCTTATCCGGCAGGAACAGTGGTTGAACTAAGCACCCGAGAAGTTGCAGTGGTGGTGCGTACCAGGAAAGGATTTTCTTTATATCCCCGGGTGAGACTATTGTATGACAGAACAAGAAAACCGGTAACCGATTTGATTGAAATTGAACTGTCTGAACACCGCAATGTGGTAATCAGCCGGGTGCTGGGCGAAGTGGAGCTGATGACCGCAGAGCAAGAAGCAGGCAATAAAAATAAACAATAATAAACCGGGGCGTGGTAGCTTATTTGGATTTTTTGCAAAACCCATAAAGTAAGCAAGCAGCTTGGCTGCTGGCGGTGAAACGGCTTAGCGATAACCGGTTGACAGCTGCGCTTTTGGTTGACCGGATTTTATAACCGGTTCAGCGTAAATAATATGGTAGAGGTGGTTGCATGAGCAAATGGCGCAACATTGCAGTTTTTACACTGTTGCTGGCCTTTTTATCCGGCATCATGTTCACGGCCGGCTGTACCCTGATTAAAGATATTGCACCAAAGCAAAACACCGCAGGCTCACAAGAAGGGGTAGCTGATGCCGGGGTACCCGGCGTAGGGCCCAACACCATTGCAGACATTGTGGAAAAAGCCGGGCCGGCAGTAGTTAAGATAACCACCGTGGTAGAGGTAGGCGGATATCAAAACCCCTTATTTAATGATCCTTTCTTCCGGCAGTTCTTTGGTCTAAGACCTGAACCGCAATATCAGAGCGGTCTTGGTTCAGGCTTTATTATTTCAAAAGACGGCTATATTCTTACCAATGAGCATGTAATCGAGGGAGCTCAAAAGATCAGTGTTCTGGTTAAAGGTCATAAAAAGCCTTTTGCAGCTAAGTTGGTAGGGGCAGACCCTGCTCTTGATTTGGCCGTTTTGAAGATTGACGGCAGTGACTTGCCGGTTCTTACACTGGGCGATTCCAACCGTATCCGGGTTGGCAACTGGGTAATTGCCATTGGCAGTCCCTTCGGGCTTGAAGACACCGTAACTATTGGCGTGATTAGTGCTAAAGAAAGGCCCTTAGAAATAGACAACCGTACTTTTGAACATTTGTTGCAAACTGACGCATCAATTAACCCTGGCAACAGCGGCGGGCCGCTGCTGAATTTAAACGGCGAGGTAATTGGTATCAATACTGCCATAAATGCCCAAGCTCAAGGCATTGGTTTTGCCATTCCCACCAGTACGGTAAAGGAAGTTATCAATGAATTAATTGAACAGGGGAAAGTGAAAAGACCCTGGATAGGAGTTCAAATCCAGCCGGTGACGCCGGACATAGCCAATTACCTTGGCTATGAAGGCTCGGCAGGAGCGGTGGTGTACGGGGTCGTAGCGGGCGGGCCTGCTCACAAGGCCGGGCTGCGGCAAGGAGATATTATTTTAAGCATTGACGGCAGTAAAGTAGCAACACCGGATGAGCTGATTAAAATTATCCAGAAAAAGAAAGCAGGTTCCCATATTGTATTAGAGGTTTACCGCCAGGGCAAGACAATTAAGGTTACTGTACAAACTGAAGAAAGACCGGCTGAAGGAAGATAAGACAGGGCACATGATGTGTCCCTGTTTCAGAATGTAGACAAAGGAAAGACAAAGTGGTTTTATGATCCCCTGTCAGCGACTTGTCGAAGCACCGGTCACAGCACTTGATAAGCGAAGGAGTCATTGGGGTGGCGCCCACAGGACGTGGGCGCCAGCCGAACCGGGCCAGGATGGTCCGTTTGAGGCGACCCCAAGGGCGACCGTAGCGAATCATAGTGCTGTCGGTGCGTAGACCGGAGCTAAAGGGGATCATAAGCCACAGGTAATGTTTGTCAACACTCTGGACAGGGCACATGATGTGTCCTGTTATTGTTTTGGGGGCAAACTAACAGCGGAGGTGCTGCTGTGGAAATACCTTTCCGCTACGGTGACCAAACCGTTAAGATTAATATAGAAGACCGTAACCTAGCCGGTATCGTACAGACAAATTTGCCGGCTGCCCCTAACCAGTCAGAGGAGGTGAAAAATACTCTGGCGCATCCCATCGGCAGCAGCAAACTGCGGGATCTGGTGTTAAAAAAGCAGCCGGCTTCCATTGCCATCCTGGTTGCGGATGTATCCCGACCTATACCATACCGGGCTGTCTTGGAACCTGTTTTGCAAGAAATACTAACGGCCGGCGTTAAAAAGGACCAGGTTAAATTTATCATTGCTACCGGCGCCCACCGACCCAATTCAGTAAGCGAAATCAAAAAAGTATTTGGTCCTTTGGCGGAACAATATCTGTTTTTCAACCATGATTGCGACCGCTGTTTGGTTAACCTGGGCCGGCTTAGCAGCGGTACCGAATTATATATTAATAAACAAGTAATTGAAGCTGCAATGGTTATCACTGTTGGCAATATTATGCCGCATAACCTGGCTGGGTTTTCCGGCGGTCCTAAACTCATCCTGCCGGGGGTTGCCGGCCGAAAAACCATTGAGCAAAATCACGGCATGCTGACCTGCCAAGGAGTGGGCCCCGGTAAAATTGCCGGCAATCCGGTGTCAGAGCAGATAATGGAAGCGGCACAACGGGTAGGAGTTGACTTTGCGGTAAATGTAATTATTAATGAAGAAAATGAAATCATCAAATGTTTTGCCGGTGATCCGGCTGCTTCTTGGCTGACAGGGTGTGGCTGCTGCCACAACCTTTACCGACAAAAGCTACCGGCGCCGCAGCAAGTGGTAATAGCCGGCGCCGGAGGATACCCGCGGGATATAAATTTGTACCAGGCGGTCAAAGCCCTGATCAACGGTGCCGGGCTGGCGGCAACCGGCGGTACAGTGGTGCTGCTGGCCCGCTGCCAGGAGGGAATTGGCGAGCCGGTTTTTCAGCAGTGGTTGGAGCAAGCCAGATCCCCCCATGAAATTATGCGCAAATTTCATGAGCAGGGCTTTGTGCTGGGGGGGCATAAAGCATACCTGCTCAGCAAAATTATGCAAGAAAAGGAAATAATCTTAATTTCTGATTTAGCCGGCTCACAAAATCAGGTGCCTTTGCTTAAAAATGCAGCAGATTGGCAAACCGCAGAGAAGATGCTTGTCAGGAAATATGGTCCGGCCTACCGGGCATTGGCAGTTCCTTTTGCCGGGTTGGTCTTTCCTCTTTCCGGCCAGGCTATGTTGTCCGACAAGTAACGCTTTAAAAGTTCATGTTTGGAAATTACTACTTTTTTCGGTGTCAGTTTATGCCACTGGCGTCGCAGATGGGACAATCCCCCGGGATGAAGCAAAAACATGAGCCAGCGCTGATACCACGCCACCAGCGAGCGAAGGCCGGGAGTAAGGTCGTAGACCGAAAAACCCAGTTGGCTGGTGCCCCGGTGAATCATGGTAATGCCCATCAGTGCTTTAATACCCTGGTAAGCCGGGTCCTGCGAAACGGTTTTTGCCAGCACGGGCAGTGATCTTCTGGTTTCCCGCAGCAAGGCAAGGCCGATTAACTCCAATGAACGGGCGGTTGTAGTAATTTTTTGCAAAAATTTATTATTAAAATGCAGCTCACCAATTTTATCGCCTGGCAGCAAAGTTGTGCCATCCGGCAGTTCCATGCGGCGGCCCCGGTAATGACGTACCGCCAGGCGAAAAAGACTGTTTTCCTGGCCGCCTACCGGACGCAGGCCGGCCAGACGCTCAAAGCAGTATTCCCATACTTGCCATAGGCTGCGCAAAATTTTCTTAACAATATAAGGATCTTGACAGAGCAGCAATTCATCCAGGCTAACGGCCCGGAGGTTTTTTTGCTGTAAAGTTTGCATTATGCAGGGCAAAGCTGCCACCATGTTGGCCGGACCGCTTATGACGGCTCCTGGCTTGGTACAGCGATCATGAAAAACAATAATATCGCCCGATTTCACCTTGCTTTGCACAATGTCGTGGATGCGCCGGGGCGATGAACCCGGGTGCCAATCCCAGCTCATGAAAGTCCACAATACTGTCTGTTGCCGTGATAATAACAGATATATGTATGTAAATAAATTAAACACACCCCAGGCGGGGCGGAAAAATCGCGGCGCATTACCGGTAATGCCTTCAATGGCCTTAATGCCGCTGCTTATCTCCCGCGTGGCAGACCAAGGGGATTGTAACCAAGCGAAACGATGAAGGTAACCGTGGGTGCCGATACTATGTCCTTCGGCAATAATCCGCTTTACCAGGCCTTGATTTTGTACAGCGTGCTGACCTACCAGAAAAAAAGTGGCTTTAGCCTGGTATTGTTGCAAAACATCTAATACTTGAGGAGTATAATCAGGATCAGGACCGTCGTCAAAGGTCAGGGCAACCAGACCCGATTTTTTGCTGCCCCGAAAGATTGACCCTAGATGCATCAGACGTCCCAAAATGGTTGGCAACAGCATGTAAAAAAAGATTACAAGGCCAGCCAGCTTTAAAACGGTTTCAAACACGTTTAATCACTCCTGGTTGCTTAAAGTCCGGTCAAAGGGGTAGTAAAGATAAAACAAACCCATGCCGGCCAGGATGAATGCACTTAAAAAAATAGCCCCGGTGGGATGCAGCCAACCAAAGATTGCCCCGCCCAGCACAGGGCCGACAGCTATGCCCAGTCCCTCCAGGGTGGTGAAAATGCCCCACCCGGTAGCCTGTTGCTCCGGTGGGATAGCTCTGGCCAGTAAAGAATTCCAGGCAGGCAACACGGCCGCGTAGGAAAAACCAACCAGAACAGCCAACAGCATTAAAGCAGGAAAGCTGTGTGCCCGGGTTAACAAAGACAAAAACAAGGCACTGAGCAAAAAGCCGGCTGTTAATAATTTTTTTAACGGCCACCGATCTGCCAGTTTTCCCATAGGTATTAAAAATAGAACGGTGGCAGCCCCGCCGGCGGTTAATAACAAACCATACTGCCGGGAGGATAAGCCTAACACCCCGGTGGCATATACCGGAAGGATCGGCAATAACAAACTGGCTGCCATGGTCTGCAAAAACATCCCGGGTAGCAAAATCTTCACCACCATGGGGTCTGCCGCCAGTTTTCTCAGTTGGTCGGCCAGGGAGAGTTGTTTGCCGGCTCCTTGGGCCGGCAAGGGAACCAGTATGCCCACAACCAGACAGATAACCCAGATACCGATCAGCAGTTGAAAGGCGGTACGAAAGCCGGCGGTTAACACAAAGTTAATACTCACCGGGCCTGCCCCGGCGCCCAACAGCCAGGCAGAGAAAACAGCGCCCATACGGGCCGCCCGATCAGGATGACCGATGGGGGCCACCCGGCTGACAACAGCCAGCCATATGGGAGCAAAACCAAGCCCGAACAGGCCCGCCCAAAACACTGCCAACCAGGTAGCGTGCTGCTGAAATAAACCCAGCAGGGCAAGCAAGCTCAACAGCAAGCCGGCCAGCAGGACAGGTTTGCCATGCCGATCCAACTGGCAGCCCACAGCTGTTTTAAAAACAGTTTCAGTAAAGTAATGGGCTGATACCACCAGACCGGCGCCGGCAACCGAGGCATTTAAAAAATGAACGGTATACAGAGGCCAGAAGGTTAGAAAAAAAGCGCTTCTGGTTAGCTCGGTAAGAAACAATAATATTATTAAAGATAAATCCTGACGTGAGAGAAAACTCAAATGCAACAACTTATGATACTCCTTAGAAGACCACTGCAGCCATGATAACGCCAATCATGGCACCCACCGCCACTTCAGATGGAGTGTGGCCAATTAGCTCTTTGAGAGCCTTGACATTTTGCTGTCCGTCCTGGCGTCCCATCTCTTCTAAAATTTGATTTAACACTTTGGCATGAATGCCGGCAGCCCGGCGCACTCCCATCGCATCATACATAACTATTAAAGAAAAAATAGCCGTAATGGTAAAAAGAGAAGAAGACCAGCCATAGCTTAAACCGGCGGCAGTGGCCAAAGCGGTGACCATAGCTGAGTGAGAACTGGGCATGCCGCCGGCTTCAAAAAACCTCTCCCAGCGCCACTTTTTGTTTGTTAGACATTCCAGCAACCCTTTAAGAAACTGGGCGGTTAAAAAAGCTGTCAAGGGAGCAAACAGGATTTTATTTAAATATAACCAGTAATACAGTTTTGACAAACATATTCACCTCTTACATGTTGCACTGTTGAACAGACCTTGGTTATTAAATTACTATTCTCTGTGTTAAGGGTAAATCCTTGCTAGTGTTGAATAATCAGAACTGGTTGATTATAACAACCTGTATGGTTATCAAAATTTTGACACCTATGGAAAAATTATTGGTCTTCAAGGCAATTTAGCTTCCTGTTACAATTTTTAGAGGGACCGGGGCTAAAAATTTTTAAGCAGGAGGAGTTATGACAAAAAGAAGACGGACAACCATAGGAATCCTGTTGCTTTACCTTTTCACTTTTAACTTTATGTTTTGGCCGGCACCGGCCGCCGCCAGCCAGTCTAAACCCATTGTCATGGGGTATTATGCCAAGGACTGGTACACTGATGACCTATCCTATAATTCACTGGTTAACTACCATAATTATCTGGATTATGTAGCTGCTTTTTCTGCCCGCATCAACAGCGACGGCTCACTAACTGTTGATTTTCCTCCCACGGAAGGTATCAAGCTGGCTCAAAAGAAAGGGGTTAAACCTTTATTAGTGGTACATAACATGCACAACGGTATGGATAGTGCCACTGCTTCGGCTGTACTGGGAGATTCCCGGAAAAGATGGCGCCTGGCAGTCAATATTGTTTCGTTAGTTAAACAATATGGCTATGCCGGTGTAAATATTGATTTAGAGGCAGTACCTCCCCAAAACAGAAACGACTATAATAAGTTATTGTGGGAATTAAAGGGTTTATTGAAACCCGGTGGCTATCTTCTGACGGCGGCGGTGCCGGCAAAAAACAGCCCGCAGTGGAACAGCAGCTGGTCGGGAGCTTACGACTATCGGGAAATTGGACGAGTTTGCGACTATGTGATGCTGATGACCTACGATGAGCATTGGTTTGGAGGCCAACCTGGGCCCATTGCGTCATTACCTTGGGTGCAAAGTGTATTAAATTACGCCACGGAGCAAATTCCCTCCCATAAAATAATCTTAGGCCTGGCTGCCTATGGTTATGACTGGTCAGCCAGTAAAAACCGCTCAGTTAAATGGAAGGATATTAATCAATTAGTTAAGCAAACCGGTGCGGTGATTCGCTGGGATAACGTCAGCTGTTCGCCGTATTTGTACTACTGGGTTGGTTCTGAAAAACATGAAGTTTGGTTCGAAAATAAATACAGCCTGGGTATCAAATTAGGTCTGGTAAAATCCTACCGGCTGGGCGGTGTAGGCTTCTGGCGCATGGGCTTTGAAGACCAAGCTTTTTGGAGTACCCTGCAGACAAAATTAAAATAACGGCTTAAGTTTTATAATATCAGGCGTTTCAGCCTGCCCGGATGCATGTTTCCCTGTCAGCCGCCTGTAAATTACCGTAACAACACTTGATGAATAAAAAGTGAGTTGGGGCGGCACCCACAGAAAGTGGGGCCTCCCTAATTCCGCAGCTAATCTTAACGGATATGGGATTATCCTGACATCTCAAGTTTGTCAACAGGCTGAGGGAGGCGCAAGGCCTCCCGGCTAGCTTTCATTTGCGGCTGATTTTTGGGTAACCGCCAGTAAATAAATCTCTTGCTTGATTTTAGCCAATTCATTTAGCTGGGACTGCGCCTGGTTTAAGGTTTCAATTTGCTCCTCAGACAAAGGAGCAATTTCCAGTCCTTCTGTGTTGATATCTACCACAACATATCCCTCCTTTGCGAACTATTTTTTCCCGCCAAACATAATATAAACAAACCCCTTGCTTTGGCTGTGAGTGAGAATTATAATAAAAATGACATTGATAACCATTATCTTTGAATGTTTTGACCGGTAGGAGGGAAGTGTGGCATGACACTGGATAAATGTAAAAGAGGACAAAAAATTAAAATAGTTAATATTAATAACGAAGTGATCAGGTCACAGGCCATCCGGTTTGGTATTTTTGAAGGAACGGTTGTTACTTGTGAAGAAGTAGTACCGGCAGGACCGGTGGTGGTCGGTATGTGCAAACAACAGATTGCCATTGGCCGCGAGCTGGCTAAAAATATTGCCGTTCAACCGGTTAACTAAATAAGTTATCGAGGTAGTTGAAAAATGAATAATCAAAGTGCTGGGCAAGGGGAAGCCGGCGGCAAAAACATCGTTTTAGTGGGCAACCCCAATGTAGGAAAATCGGTGTTTTTCAATTATTTAACCGGGCGCTACACGGATGTAGCCAACTTCCCGGGTACTACGACAAACGTAATATGCGGACGCTTTGGCCGGCACGCCGTCACTGACACCCCGGGGATTTATGGAATATCCTCATTTAGTGAGGAGGAAAAAATTGCCCGGGATATTGTTTTGCATGGGGATATTTTGGTAAATATTGTTGACGGAGTCCATCTAGAACGGGATTTGTTTTTAACCCAACAGCTGATAGATACCGGACTGCCGGTACTGGTTGTGATTAATATGATGGATGAAGTTCGACAACAGGGGATAAAAATTGACATTCCGGTGTTGAGCGAACTGTTGGGGGTGCCGGTAATCGCAACCGTGGCGGTTGAAGGAAAAGGTATGGATCAGCTGCCCGGTGCCGTCCGCCAGGCCCGGACAGGCCGTCGTTTGCCGCTGGTGCAAGAAAAAATGGCAGAGTTGCCGGCGCAGATACCGGATCCCGACAAACTGCTTATTTTAGAAGGGGATTCTGCTGTAGCAACCAGACACGGTATGGTGCCGGGAAGTGACCGGGAACTGATTTACAGCGCCAGGCGGCGGTGGGTTAACGAACTGGTGGCCATGTCGGTCAAAGAAACCGGTCGCGGTGATGTTTGGAGTGCTTCTCTCAGTCGTTGGATGATTCAACCCCTAACCGGGATTCCTACACTGATATTCATTTTGTGGCTTCTCTATCAACTGATAGGGGTGTTTGTGGCGCAAACGGTGGTAGGTTTTACCGAAGAGGTGTTGATGGGCGAGTATTTTCAGCCTGCGGTCAGAGACCTGGCCAGCCGTTTCCTGGCACCGGCTTCCCCCATCAATCAAATATTGGTAGGGGATTTTGGCGTAATTACCATGACGGTTACCTATCTGCTGGGGCTTTTATTCCCTCTGGTACTGGGCTTTAACCTGGTGTTGGCTTTATTAGAAGACAGTGGCTACCTGCCACGCATTGCCATACTGCTGGATCGCTTGCTGACCTCCTTTGGATTGAACGGCCAGGCAGTAATCCCGCTGGTGCTGGGCTTTGGCTGTGTAACCATGGCTCTGCTGTCTACCCGGTTGCTGGGATCGGAACGGGAACGGCGCATCGCTACCGTTATACTGGCATTAACCGTGCCCTGTTCTGCTCAACTGGCCATTATCACCACCATGCTGGCAGGGCTGGGGCCGGGTTATGCCGTTGTCTACGGCTTAATTATTATCAGTGTATTTTTAACCGGGGGATTAGTCTTAAACCGGTTTATACCGGGCCAATCCACCTCCCTTTGGATTGATTTGCCTCCTCTCAGACTGCCCAGACCGGGAAATGTAGTAAAAAAAAGTTGGCTTAAAAGCACAGAATTTATCACTGAAGCAGCCCCGCTGTTTGCTTTAGGCGCCTTTTTTTTGGGTATTTTAGAAGTGACGGGGGCTTTATATGCCATTGAAAATGCCCTTCTTCCCTTGACGGTAAACTGGCTTGGCTTGCCCAAGGAAGCAGCCGGCGGATTTATAATGGGAGTAATTCGGCGGGAGTTTGGGACCGCAGGGCTGTTTGTTTTTCCTATGTCGGACATGCAAAAAATGGTGGCTTTGACCACTATTACTCTGTTTGTTCCCTGTATTGCATCCGCCATGGTGATATATAAAGAAAGGGGTTGGCGGGAAGGTACTGCCATTTGGCTGGGTGTTATGACAGTGGCCTTCTTTATCGGAGGAATTATAAACCAGTTGCTGAACTACTTTACCAATGTCTTGCCGGCAACTTCCCCGTTAACCATGTTAGCGGGTGTCATCATGCTGGGGCTGGCTGTGCTGCTGGGCCTGCACCGGCTAAAACCCGTCAGATAGATTAAATCTGTCAGTATTATAAAAACAGATCGGCTTGCAGAAAAAAGGTTGTAAAACTAAAGTGGGGTTCTACTTCTGTCAACGGCCCCGATTGAGAGCGGAGCACCCTGGTGTTGCCGGTGGCTCGAAAGGCCGGAGGGGATGATTGATCACCGGCAAGATTTGTCTACAGTTTAAAAAACAGGTGATGATGTGTTAACAAGAATATTGGCGGTTATCATATTATTTTTGTCCTTTGGCAGTTGTCTACCCACCGCCCGGGCAGAAGCACCGCAGATTGTTGGGGAGGCAGCCGCTTTGCTGGATGCCGGTACCGGGCAGTTGCTGTATGGCAAGCAAGAACACAAAAGGATGTTCCCCGCCAGTACCACCAAGGTACTAACTGCCCTGGTAGCTATGGAAAGAGCAGACCTGAAAGAAACGGTGACCATTGGACCTAACCCTGTCAATGCCGGAGGCACCTCCATGTGGTTTCAGGAGGGAGAGCGGTTAACCCTGGAGGAGTTGCTTTATGCCCTGCTTTTAAACTCCGCCAACGATGCCGGGGTGGCTATTGCGGAACATGTGGCCGGATCGGTAGAAAATTTTGCCGCTATATGTAATCAAAGGGCAAAGGAGTTGGGAGCCCGGGACACCCATTTTACCAATCCGCACGGCATGCCGGATGCCAATCACTATTCCACCGCTTACGATTTGGCCTTAATGGGGCGGGAAGCCATGAAAAACAAGGATTTCAGGAAGATTGTGGCCACTGTTCACCATGAAGTTCCCCGCAGCGACCCGGAGGCACAAAAATATTTATTTAACCATAATAAATTGCTGTGGAGCAAAGTTTACGGCTATCAGGGTGCTACCGGCATTAAAACCGGCTACACCGTACAGGCCGGCCAGTGCATTATAGCTGCCGCCCAACGGGATGGGCGGGAATTAATAGCTGTAGTTTTGCGCAGTGAAGGCAGTAATTTATGGACCGATGCAGCGCGCCTGTTGGACTATGGTTTTGCCAATTTTACCAACCAACAGTTGGTTCG
This sequence is a window from Desulforamulus hydrothermalis Lam5 = DSM 18033. Protein-coding genes within it:
- a CDS encoding HD-GYP domain-containing protein, producing the protein MRRVSLQHVKPGMKVGRPVLNSNGQVLLNAGVILNERYIARLKLLGIPSLYIDDGFLPDIQVDDVISCETRMKAVKQVKELLKAHSMSLGNSATEMEKVYSTINDIIDQLLNNNKLMVELSDIRSLDDYVFAHSVNVCVLALMTGISLGYERPKLFHLGMGALLHDIGKIFIPKEILNKPGALTEEEYNVVKKHPEYGLEILKKNPQVSSLSRLVVYQHHERFCGSGYPQGLKDSEIHEFAQITGMVDMYDALTADRVYRKAFPPHEAYEMIAGSGDYLFAFHIIQPFLANIAAYPAGTVVELSTREVAVVVRTRKGFSLYPRVRLLYDRTRKPVTDLIEIELSEHRNVVISRVLGEVELMTAEQEAGNKNKQ
- a CDS encoding S1C family serine protease, which produces MSKWRNIAVFTLLLAFLSGIMFTAGCTLIKDIAPKQNTAGSQEGVADAGVPGVGPNTIADIVEKAGPAVVKITTVVEVGGYQNPLFNDPFFRQFFGLRPEPQYQSGLGSGFIISKDGYILTNEHVIEGAQKISVLVKGHKKPFAAKLVGADPALDLAVLKIDGSDLPVLTLGDSNRIRVGNWVIAIGSPFGLEDTVTIGVISAKERPLEIDNRTFEHLLQTDASINPGNSGGPLLNLNGEVIGINTAINAQAQGIGFAIPTSTVKEVINELIEQGKVKRPWIGVQIQPVTPDIANYLGYEGSAGAVVYGVVAGGPAHKAGLRQGDIILSIDGSKVATPDELIKIIQKKKAGSHIVLEVYRQGKTIKVTVQTEERPAEGR
- the larA gene encoding nickel-dependent lactate racemase, with translation MEIPFRYGDQTVKINIEDRNLAGIVQTNLPAAPNQSEEVKNTLAHPIGSSKLRDLVLKKQPASIAILVADVSRPIPYRAVLEPVLQEILTAGVKKDQVKFIIATGAHRPNSVSEIKKVFGPLAEQYLFFNHDCDRCLVNLGRLSSGTELYINKQVIEAAMVITVGNIMPHNLAGFSGGPKLILPGVAGRKTIEQNHGMLTCQGVGPGKIAGNPVSEQIMEAAQRVGVDFAVNVIINEENEIIKCFAGDPAASWLTGCGCCHNLYRQKLPAPQQVVIAGAGGYPRDINLYQAVKALINGAGLAATGGTVVLLARCQEGIGEPVFQQWLEQARSPHEIMRKFHEQGFVLGGHKAYLLSKIMQEKEIILISDLAGSQNQVPLLKNAADWQTAEKMLVRKYGPAYRALAVPFAGLVFPLSGQAMLSDK
- a CDS encoding polysaccharide deacetylase family protein, whose protein sequence is MFETVLKLAGLVIFFYMLLPTILGRLMHLGSIFRGSKKSGLVALTFDDGPDPDYTPQVLDVLQQYQAKATFFLVGQHAVQNQGLVKRIIAEGHSIGTHGYLHRFAWLQSPWSATREISSGIKAIEGITGNAPRFFRPAWGVFNLFTYIYLLLSRQQTVLWTFMSWDWHPGSSPRRIHDIVQSKVKSGDIIVFHDRCTKPGAVISGPANMVAALPCIMQTLQQKNLRAVSLDELLLCQDPYIVKKILRSLWQVWEYCFERLAGLRPVGGQENSLFRLAVRHYRGRRMELPDGTTLLPGDKIGELHFNNKFLQKITTTARSLELIGLALLRETRRSLPVLAKTVSQDPAYQGIKALMGITMIHRGTSQLGFSVYDLTPGLRSLVAWYQRWLMFLLHPGGLSHLRRQWHKLTPKKVVISKHELLKRYLSDNIAWPERGKTNPAKGTANAR
- a CDS encoding MFS transporter gives rise to the protein MLHLSFLSRQDLSLIILLFLTELTRSAFFLTFWPLYTVHFLNASVAGAGLVVSAHYFTETVFKTAVGCQLDRHGKPVLLAGLLLSLLALLGLFQQHATWLAVFWAGLFGLGFAPIWLAVVSRVAPIGHPDRAARMGAVFSAWLLGAGAGPVSINFVLTAGFRTAFQLLIGIWVICLVVGILVPLPAQGAGKQLSLADQLRKLAADPMVVKILLPGMFLQTMAASLLLPILPVYATGVLGLSSRQYGLLLTAGGAATVLFLIPMGKLADRWPLKKLLTAGFLLSALFLSLLTRAHSFPALMLLAVLVGFSYAAVLPAWNSLLARAIPPEQQATGWGIFTTLEGLGIAVGPVLGGAIFGWLHPTGAIFLSAFILAGMGLFYLYYPFDRTLSNQE
- a CDS encoding divergent PAP2 family protein gives rise to the protein MSKLYYWLYLNKILFAPLTAFLTAQFLKGLLECLTNKKWRWERFFEAGGMPSSHSAMVTALATAAGLSYGWSSSLFTITAIFSLIVMYDAMGVRRAAGIHAKVLNQILEEMGRQDGQQNVKALKELIGHTPSEVAVGAMIGVIMAAVVF
- a CDS encoding glycosyl hydrolase family 18 protein, which produces MTKRRRTTIGILLLYLFTFNFMFWPAPAAASQSKPIVMGYYAKDWYTDDLSYNSLVNYHNYLDYVAAFSARINSDGSLTVDFPPTEGIKLAQKKGVKPLLVVHNMHNGMDSATASAVLGDSRKRWRLAVNIVSLVKQYGYAGVNIDLEAVPPQNRNDYNKLLWELKGLLKPGGYLLTAAVPAKNSPQWNSSWSGAYDYREIGRVCDYVMLMTYDEHWFGGQPGPIASLPWVQSVLNYATEQIPSHKIILGLAAYGYDWSASKNRSVKWKDINQLVKQTGAVIRWDNVSCSPYLYYWVGSEKHEVWFENKYSLGIKLGLVKSYRLGGVGFWRMGFEDQAFWSTLQTKLK
- a CDS encoding ferrous iron transport protein A, with product MTLDKCKRGQKIKIVNINNEVIRSQAIRFGIFEGTVVTCEEVVPAGPVVVGMCKQQIAIGRELAKNIAVQPVN
- the feoB gene encoding ferrous iron transport protein B codes for the protein MNNQSAGQGEAGGKNIVLVGNPNVGKSVFFNYLTGRYTDVANFPGTTTNVICGRFGRHAVTDTPGIYGISSFSEEEKIARDIVLHGDILVNIVDGVHLERDLFLTQQLIDTGLPVLVVINMMDEVRQQGIKIDIPVLSELLGVPVIATVAVEGKGMDQLPGAVRQARTGRRLPLVQEKMAELPAQIPDPDKLLILEGDSAVATRHGMVPGSDRELIYSARRRWVNELVAMSVKETGRGDVWSASLSRWMIQPLTGIPTLIFILWLLYQLIGVFVAQTVVGFTEEVLMGEYFQPAVRDLASRFLAPASPINQILVGDFGVITMTVTYLLGLLFPLVLGFNLVLALLEDSGYLPRIAILLDRLLTSFGLNGQAVIPLVLGFGCVTMALLSTRLLGSERERRIATVILALTVPCSAQLAIITTMLAGLGPGYAVVYGLIIISVFLTGGLVLNRFIPGQSTSLWIDLPPLRLPRPGNVVKKSWLKSTEFITEAAPLFALGAFFLGILEVTGALYAIENALLPLTVNWLGLPKEAAGGFIMGVIRREFGTAGLFVFPMSDMQKMVALTTITLFVPCIASAMVIYKERGWREGTAIWLGVMTVAFFIGGIINQLLNYFTNVLPATSPLTMLAGVIMLGLAVLLGLHRLKPVR